The Naumovozyma dairenensis CBS 421 chromosome 1, complete genome genome includes a region encoding these proteins:
- the BUD5 gene encoding Ras family guanine nucleotide exchange factor BUD5 (similar to Saccharomyces cerevisiae BUD5 (YCR038C); ancestral locus Anc_1.134) has product MKLTYSQEQLLIKDENKTPTLEQHHPGRLFDDQKTPTLETFQDILKQQKKDQQKKEQEEKKDKHKTEIQAGLGLTLPIPSSKENLHINNNKNTNYETNMVNKQNHPYHNYTQKNTTTFENENNKKSIRMSLLINKHNPNNNTTSFIRNTLVRPGNETPPLNMQEKHLTTTSSRYDDPIEASNNTFSFETTINTLETNDEENSQEEEENENEEDIYLKNENSTLTTLEGTSNSYSNRQWNSNSTLEPNKQQSDKTVTHDNDDSNINKEMANFAYLFITAISSFDSSTLDDEDDREICLSFQKGDIAFVHNVDESGWGEVTLISNKQRGWIPFNYFEDTIKTEEQINTKITSIDKTSILIETKSPLKDFLSKCATFILYPKDFPLKTKNNANYNEIQSYTFNIEYINNIRTGVKTLLQMTECVSRSNELVLKNTNLKKSRKKLLASWYNLTIKADYYKRTTQDSNINKLLTLVYELIDIAFQFFRIWRNSKLELKNENEHENENEIRSKEPKKITTPINVNKDQIPNLTDPPTAKKRLNEINDILFRYIALIIGRLDLVENNPSGCELLEIITHQIILLLRELLYISKSCSYIIREKYQYAYENTFESNLDPLLSFVSELVSCIKIFVTGSLTQKLNELKPNYISLPSEKSNSPRYSSTGEKLIIILSNMGTLIATTITSCNNYLRLIGDLTLGNDRKYPNFVKIMITPEMFINKCTLEIKKRVNIQKLENSMKEMEIKDINSNTKNDKLIRFSTIRSGINNLTNSGTRLINDLIQTQEEGERTKSFSKDPIFNKYKIDANNGFENTIDPINNKETIYEELIFNKEDKIIGGSFRALIYKMTDEQNKPDDFLLSAFLLNFKIFGSANELTNDLIARFDLNDTLTQFENQTNNNNGKYSSRASKMKTRRRMVCNIFNSWMKSYWDYTEDFEILPTMINFFNEGVSEFLPIESKLLIELACKLLINRDKNIQVIKMKQLHAQLLPNIIKKSNVFSIISDTSISANSSRTSMTSLASLDENMIEDYNLTKVNTDNNEASNLELPLLNLGTFSLLSKTDVKNIEIVVQNYYKLTKMSLDDESIEPKYRVNEMIKKWITLFNKINEIPKQQFSYQSLTFAEFNSLEVAKQLTLIESALYNNVEATELINKNFFIKNKTLNRSPNVNAILSFTNQLSNYVVENVLQPNIANRIRINRLKNWLRIALSSLYFRNYNSLASIMTALQNSPITRLYYLWDELSEKDMKLYEYLSKIIHPNNNYKIYRQKIRTLKEQLDTTLEFSKSPLPVVPFFNLFLQDLTFINDGNADYRNPESFRPNKIINIDKFFKITTTISIVQYFQVKYDTNGSDPATNNRDSFFHLTEQMGVDTKNIRSIPLLQEYIFYELWRVNLAYEKNNQRGYDLSFQLLPRN; this is encoded by the coding sequence ATGAAACTTACATATTCACAAGAACAACTTTTaataaaagatgaaaataaaacacCTACGTTAGAACAACATCATCCTGGACGACTCTTTGACGATCAAAAGACACCAACATTAGAAACATTTCAGGACATTttgaaacaacaaaaaaaagatcaacaaaaaaaagaacagGAAGAGAAAAAAGATAAACATAAAACTGAAATACAAGCAGGTCTCGGCTTAACATTACCAATACCATCATCCAAAGAAAACCTTCAtattaacaataacaaGAACACGAACTACGAAACCAATATGgtaaataaacaaaacCATCCATATCATAACTACACGCAGAAAAACACTACTACTTTTGAGaatgaaaacaataaaaaatcaatacGAATGTCATTACTGATTAACAAGCAcaatccaaataataatactacaAGTTTCATACGAAACACTTTGGTGAGGCCTGGAAATGAAACACCTCCTTTAAATATGCAAGAAAAGCATTTAACCACTACATCTAGTAGATACGATGATCCGATAGAAGCATCTAATAATACATTCAGTTttgaaacaacaataaataCACTAGAAACGaacgatgaagaaaattcacaagaagaggaagaaaatgaaaatgaggAGGATATTTACttaaaaaatgaaaactcTACATTAACAACACTAGAAGGTACTTCAAATTCCTATTCAAATAGACAATGGAATTCGAATTCAACTTTAGAACCAAATAAACAACAGTCTGACAAAACAGTAACACACGATAACGATGATTCAAACATAAACAAAGAAATGGCGAATTTCGCATATCTTTTCATTACAGCTATAAGTTCATTCGATTCGTCAActttagatgatgaagatgatagagaaatttgtttatcttTCCAAAAAGGTGATATTGCATTTGTTCATAACGTAGATGAATCAGGTTGGGGTGAAGTAacattaatttcaaataaacaaagAGGTTGGATACCattcaattattttgaagataCAATCAAAACTgaagaacaaataaataCCAAAATAACATCGATAGATAAGACATCAATACTAATAGAGACCAAATCACCtttaaaagattttttATCGAAATGTGCCACTTTCATTTTATACCCAAAGGATTTCCCattaaaaacaaaaaataacgccaattataatgaaattcaaTCATACACGttcaatattgaatatattaacaATATCAGAACTGGAGTAAAAACACTTCTACAAATGACAGAATGTGTTTCTAGATCAAATGAActtgttttgaaaaacacaaatttgaaaaaatcaagaaagaaattattagcATCATGGTACAACTTAACGATAAAAGCTGACTATTATAAGCGTACAACACaagattcaaatataaataaactATTAACTTTGGTTTATGAATTAATCGACATTGCATTCCAATTTTTTAGAATATGGCGAAATTCTAAATTGGAACTTAAAAACGAAAATGAACACGAAAACGAAAACGAAATAAGGTCAAAagaaccaaaaaaaataaccaCTCCAATAAATGTAAACAAAGATCAAATACCAAACCTAACAGATCCACCGACTGCGAAAAAAAGgttaaatgaaataaacGACATTCTTTTTAGATATATCGCCTTAATCATTGGAAGATTAGATTTAGTAGAGAATAATCCAAGTGGATgtgaattattagaaataaTTACACACCAGATAATCCTTTTACTTAGAGAATTACTTtacatttcaaaatcatgTTCATACATAATACGAGAAAAGTATCAATATGCATACGAAAACAcatttgaatcaaatttagatcctttattatcatttgtCTCTGAATTAGTGTCATgcattaaaatatttgttaCAGGATCTTTAAcacaaaaattaaatgaattgaaaccAAACTATATATCATTACCTTCAGAGAAATCTAATTCACCAAGATATTCATCAACaggtgaaaaattaataattattttatcaaatatggGGACACTTATTGCAACTACAATAACTAGTTGTAATAACTATCTAAGATTAATAGGAGATTTAACATTAGGAAATGATAGAaaatatccaaattttgtaaaaataatgataacacCAGAAATgttcattaataaatgtACCTTGGAAATCAAAAAACGtgtaaatattcaaaaattagaaaattcaatgaaggaaatggaaataaaggatataaattcaaatacgaaaaatgataaattaataagATTTTCAACAATACGTTCCGGTATTAATAATCTTACAAACAGTGGGACGCGATTAATTAATGACTTAATTCAAAcacaagaagaaggagaacGAACAAAATCTTTCAGTAAAGATCCAATTTTCAACAAATACAAAATCGATGCTAACAatggatttgaaaatacTATTGAtccaattaataataaagaaacaatatatgaagaattgatcttcaataaagaagataaaataattgGAGGTTCATTTAGAGCATTAATTTATAAAATGACAGATGAACAAAATAAACCAGATGATTTCCTATTATCAGCATTCcttttaaatttcaaaatttttggTAGCGCTAACGAACTAACTAATGATCTAATTGCAAGatttgatttgaatgataCATTAACACAATTCGAaaatcaaacaaataataataacggGAAATATAGTTCAAGAGCatcaaaaatgaaaactaGAAGGCGTATGGTTTGCAACATCTTCAATTCTTGGATGAAAAGTTATTGGGATTATACagaagattttgaaattttaccAACAatgattaattttttcaacgAAGGAGTGTCGGAATTTTTACcaattgaatcaaaattGTTAATTGAATTAGCATGTAAATTGTTAATAAATAGAGATAAAAACATtcaagtaataaaaatgaaacaattaCATGCACAATTATTGCCAaacattattaaaaaatcaaatgtATTCTCGATAATCTCTGATACTTCAATATCAGCTAATAGTAGTAGAACATCAATGACTTCGTTAGCCTCGTTAGATGAAAATATGATAGAAGATTATAACTTAACTAAAGTCAATAcggataataatgaagcaTCAAATTTAGAATTACCATTACTGAACTTAGGAACGTTTTCATTGCTTTCCAAAACAGACGTgaagaatattgaaatagttgttcaaaattattataagtTGACTAAAATGTCgttagatgatgaaagCATTGAACCGAAATATAGGGTaaatgaaatgattaaAAAGTGGATAacattattcaataaaattaatgaaatccCCAAACAACAATTCTCTTACCAAAGTCTGACATTTGCGGAATTTAATTCCTTAGAAGTGGCAAAACAATTAACGCTAATAGAATCAGCACTATACAACAACGTGGAAGCAACAGAATTGATAAACAAAAActtctttattaaaaataaaactttgAATCGTTCTCCTAACGTTAATGCCATACTTTCATTTACAAATCAACTTTCAAATTATGTTGTTGAAAATGTTCTTCAACCAAATATCGCCAatagaattagaattaataGGTTGAAAAATTGGTTAAGGATAGCACTCTCTTCGTTATATTTTAGGAACTATAACTCATTAGCTTCTATCATGACAGCGTTACAAAATTCTCCAATTACCAGGTTATATTACCTATGGGACGAACTTTCTGAAAAAGATATGAAATTGTACGAATATTTATCCAAAATCATCCATCCaaacaacaattacaaaatttatagacaaaaaataagaacACTTAAGGAACAATTAGACACAACATTagaattttctaaatcacCACTACCTGTTGTACCAttttttaatctttttttgCAAGATTTAACATTCATCAATGATGGGAACGCAGATTATAGAAACCCAGAATCATTTAGAccaaataaaatcattaacattgataaattctttaagattacaacaacaattagTATTGTTCAATATTTCCAAGTAAAATATGATACGAATGGTAGTGACCCGGCGACAAATAATAGAGATTCATTTTTCCATTTGACTGAACAAATGGGCGTAGATACGAAAAATATCAGATCAATTCCATTATTgcaagaatatatattctacgAATTATGGAGAGTTAATTTGGCGtatgaaaagaataatcAAAGAGGATATGATTTaagttttcaattattACCAAGAAACTGA
- the PHO87 gene encoding SPX domain-containing inorganic phosphate transporter (similar to Saccharomyces cerevisiae PHO87 (YCR037C) and PHO90 (YJL198W); ancestral locus Anc_1.136), whose translation MRFSHFLKYNAVPEWQNHYMDYIALKNLIYTLQTDELKENDARPTSLTKEECNDKNDDIHETTHFSSEDLENNTGSSSTDLFNRNFARKFKNTFFKKKTKSKHSTSFNEHVEDPENEQTFELGDLSTKNENKDKVKSGSSNKLKDTLRKPKGRLFSSRASSISSDGKTLYGSYDSFVSSLTDEKIKVDDFYKRTEAKFYERLDNLIHDLEKEGVTHINERFFPSEELSSEEQNQIKPLDITNTTNIESFELRSQRPSTELRSRYDYSEDGDEDDEDEEVDDFEATHDNTALLNYSQFNIKSQKKSLLKQSIINLFVDLSQLKSFIELNKMGFSKITKKADKVLHLNTRAELIENESFFKDTYIFLPETFNILNTKISELIEFYAIIKGRPAEIESCKQDLKSFLHDHIVWERSNTWKDMLGLLSQSKDIQTDVSEKELEEQKRQIKLNLPFKAWKLPKPITIRNIEIEQLKLPALFFTWKAFKLAFIITLTGVLLGIKTFNDPVEGRCMALVECVAFLWASEAIPLHVTALLVPLLSVLFRVFKNSDGTTMGAVDTSTTVLSAMWSSTIMILLAGFTLGAALSEYEIAEVLASWLLAFAGTKPRNILLMAMSVVFFLSMWISNVASPVLTYSLLTPLLETSDATSPFARALIMGVALSADLGGLASPISSPQNIISMEYLKPYGIGWGQFFAVALPTGVLAMLLAWGLVCVTFKMHKTKVEKFTPIRTKFTIKQYYVIFVTLGTIILWCVEAQIEGAFGSSGQIAVLPMVLFFGTGLLTTADLNAFPWSIVILAMGGIALGKGVSSSGLLVTVGRALQRKIESDGIMAILCIFGILMLVVGTFVSHTVSAIIIIPIVQEVGDNLSDPKGAPILVFGCALLASAGICLPSSGFPNQIAISMLDKKVIDI comes from the coding sequence ATGAGATTCTCGCATTTCTTAAAATACAATGCAGTCCCTGAGTGGCAGAACCATTATATGGATTATATCgcattgaaaaatctaaTATACACATTACAAACTGATGAATTGAAGGAAAATGATGCTCGTCCGACTTCCCTTACTAAGGAAGAATGTAATGATAAAAACGATGATATACATGAAACGACACATTTTAGTTCAGAAGATTTAGAAAACAATACTGGTTCATCATCTAcagatttatttaatagGAATTTTGCTAGGAAGTTTAAAAATACttttttcaagaagaaaaccaAATCGAAACATTCAACCAGTTTTAATGAGCATGTAGAAGATCcagaaaatgaacaaaCGTTCGAATTAGGGGATTTGAGTACaaagaatgaaaataaagacaAAGTGAAAAGTGGTTCCAGTAATAAACTGAAGGATACATTAAGGAAACCGAAGGGGAGGTTATTTAGTTCTCGAGCATCATCAATTAGTAGTGATGGCAAGACATTATATGGATCTTATGACTCTTTCGTTTCCAGTTTAACAGATGAGAAAATTAAAGTAGACGATTTTTATAAAAGAACAGAGGCCAAATTTTATGAAAGACTAgataatttaattcatGACTTAGAGAAAGAAGGTGTCACTCATATAAACGAACGATTTTTCCCATCAGAGGAATTAAGTTCCGAAgaacaaaatcaaataaaaccATTGGATATTACAAATACAACCAATattgaatcatttgaaCTACGTTCGCAAAGGCCTTCGACTGAATTGAGAAGTCGCTATGATTACTCGGAAGATGGTgacgaagatgatgaagacgaagaagTGGATGATTTTGAAGCTACTCATGATAATACAGCATTATTAAACTATTCGCaattcaatataaaatCTCAAAAAAAATCCTTACTAAAACAATccataataaatttatttgtCGATTTGTCACAATTGAAATCGTTCATTGAATTAAACAAAATGGGGTTCTCCAAAATCACTAAGAAAGCTGATAAAGTTCTACATTTAAATACAAGAGctgaattgattgaaaatgaaagttttttcaaagatacTTATATCTTCTTACCAGAGACATTCAATATCCTTAATACAAAAATTTCagaattgattgaattttATGCTATAATAAAGGGGAGACCTGCTGAAATTGAGAGTTGTAAAcaagatttgaaatcattcTTACACGATCATATTGTATGGGAAAGAAGTAATACTTGGAAAGATATGTTGGGTTTATTATCCCAAAGCAAAGATATACAGACTGATGTTAGTGAAAAGGAGttagaagaacaaaaacgTCAAATAAAGTTGAACTTGCCATTCAAAGCATGGAAATTACCGAAACCAATTACAAttagaaatattgaaattgaacaGTTGAAATTACCAGCGTTATTTTTCACTTGGAAAGCCTTTAAGCTAGCATTCATTATAACGTTAACAGGTGTTTTATTGGGTATCAAAACTTTTAATGATCCTGTAGAAGGTAGATGTATGGCATTGGTTGAATGTGTAGCATTCTTATGGGCAAGTGAAGCTATTCCGTTACATGTAACAGCTCTTCTTGTTCCATTATTGTCCGTATTATTTAGAGTATTCAAGAATTCCGATGGTACAACAATGGGTGCTGTAGATACATCTACTACAGTGTTATCAGCAATGTGGTCTTCAACAATTATGATTCTATTGGCTGGTTTTACCCTGGGTGCAGCGTTATCAGAGTATGAAATTGCAGAAGTCTTGGCATCTTGGCTATTAGCATTTGCTGGGACAAAACCAAGAAATATTCTATTGATGGCAATGTCGGTGGTTTTCTTCCTTTCAATGTGGATTTCAAATGTCGCATCACCGGTCTTGACCTACTCATTGTTAACTCCCCTATTGGAAACATCTGACGCAACATCACCATTCGCAAGAGCCTTAATTATGGGTGTTGCTTTATCTGCGGATCTCGGTGGGCTAGCTTCTCCAATTTCATCACcacaaaatattatatcaatGGAGTATTTGAAACCATACGGTATTGGGTGGGGTCAATTTTTTGCAGTGGCTTTACCAACAGGTGTATTAGCCATGTTATTAGCATGGGGGTTGGTTTGTGTAACATTTAAAATGCATAAGACTAAAGTGGAAAAATTCACTCCAATAAGGACAAAATTTACCATTAAACAATATTATGTCATATTTGTAACACTAGGAACTATTATTCTGTGGTGTGTGGAAGCACAAATAGAAGGAGCATTTGGATCATCAGGCCAAATTGCTGTTCTACCAATGGTCCTATTTTTTGGTACAGGTTTATTAACAACTGCTGATCTGAATGCATTTCCTTGGTCTATTGTAATATTAGCAATGGGTGGTATTGCGTTGGGTAAAGGTGTTTCCTCTTCAGGGTTATTAGTTACCGTTGGTAGAGCAttgcaaagaaaaattgaatctGATGGTATTATGGCTATTTTATGTATTTTCGGTATATTGATGTTAGTTGTTGGTACTTTCGTTTCCCATACAGTTTCTgcaattattatcattccAATTGTTCAGGAAGTTGGTGATAACTTGAGCGATCCAAAGGGTGCACCGATATTAGTCTTTGGGTGTGCATTACTAGCTTCAGCTGGTATCTGCTTACCAAGTAGTGGGTTCCCCAACCAAATTGCCATATCGATGCTCGATAAAAAGGTAATCGATATTTGA